A single window of uncultured Methanospirillum sp. DNA harbors:
- a CDS encoding NADH-quinone oxidoreductase subunit C, protein MSQALSTAVLMKEDQTARYYRIEARDLVQTVQTLKEEGKNLISIFGVEEFEGEAGCCLLYVFEEPGSEKFLVLILMQDGGSHRSISEIFPVASLFEREIADGFGLSFSGAFDTRRLFLHEAYPPGFYPLRKAVQNSPPAAAEGGIPGEPYQFKAIEGSSVYQIPVGPVHAGIIEPGHFRFSVIGETIVNLEVQLGYLHRGVEKLAEGRTPDEVVRISESISGDESAVNACGFCMAVEQISGVTIPPRAEYIRGMILELERAYSLLSDLAGMVTDIAHPVSASRLTVLRERLQREADLLCRSRFLKGAICIGGVSDTISGQALEHLFKTAGEVEHELDEVAQWVLSIPSVIDRFSTTGVVQPELIRSLALSGPVARASGSFADTRTDHPYGVYRERVPGQAGEQGGDVLARFSLKYQEIRASLRYIQELLVFIPDGPADTEVQVYDGFALVVVESPRGMTLHWVYVRNGAIHRYKIRTASFCNWYAIEHAVISNIVADFPVINKSMNLSYAGTDL, encoded by the coding sequence ATGAGTCAGGCCCTCTCCACAGCAGTCCTGATGAAGGAGGATCAGACTGCCCGGTATTATCGTATCGAGGCCCGGGATCTCGTTCAGACTGTACAGACCCTGAAGGAAGAGGGGAAGAACCTGATATCCATCTTCGGAGTTGAGGAGTTCGAGGGAGAGGCAGGCTGCTGCTTGCTCTACGTCTTTGAAGAACCGGGATCAGAGAAGTTCCTGGTCCTGATTCTGATGCAGGATGGCGGATCACACCGTTCAATATCAGAGATATTCCCGGTTGCCTCCCTCTTTGAACGCGAGATTGCTGACGGGTTCGGGCTCTCATTCAGTGGAGCATTTGACACCCGCAGGCTCTTCCTCCATGAAGCATACCCTCCGGGTTTTTACCCGCTCAGGAAGGCTGTTCAGAACAGTCCGCCTGCTGCAGCAGAGGGGGGCATTCCTGGTGAACCATACCAGTTCAAGGCCATCGAGGGGAGCAGTGTATACCAGATCCCTGTCGGTCCGGTTCACGCAGGTATCATCGAGCCCGGTCATTTCAGGTTCAGTGTCATCGGCGAGACCATCGTAAACCTTGAGGTCCAGTTAGGGTATCTTCACCGGGGGGTTGAGAAACTCGCAGAAGGCAGGACTCCGGATGAGGTTGTCAGGATTTCTGAATCCATATCAGGCGATGAGTCCGCGGTGAATGCCTGCGGGTTCTGTATGGCAGTCGAGCAGATCAGCGGGGTCACGATTCCACCCCGTGCCGAGTACATCAGGGGTATGATCCTGGAACTGGAGCGGGCCTACTCACTCCTCTCTGATCTTGCAGGAATGGTGACCGATATCGCCCATCCGGTATCTGCAAGCAGGTTAACCGTTCTTCGTGAACGACTGCAGCGTGAGGCAGACCTGCTCTGTAGATCACGATTCCTGAAAGGAGCAATCTGCATCGGCGGGGTATCTGATACGATATCAGGGCAGGCACTTGAGCATCTCTTCAAAACAGCAGGGGAGGTCGAGCATGAGCTCGATGAGGTTGCTCAATGGGTGCTCTCTATCCCGTCGGTCATCGACCGGTTTTCTACCACCGGGGTTGTGCAGCCTGAACTCATCCGCTCTCTTGCCCTTTCAGGTCCGGTAGCACGGGCATCTGGTTCGTTTGCCGATACCAGGACAGACCATCCGTATGGGGTTTACCGGGAGCGGGTACCGGGACAGGCCGGCGAGCAGGGGGGAGATGTCCTTGCACGGTTCTCCCTCAAGTACCAGGAGATCCGTGCATCACTCAGATACATCCAGGAACTGCTGGTCTTCATTCCCGACGGCCCTGCTGATACAGAGGTTCAGGTTTATGACGGGTTCGCCCTTGTTGTGGTTGAATCCCCCCGGGGGATGACACTTCACTGGGTGTACGTCAGGAACGGGGCCATTCACCGGTATAAAATCAGAACTGCCTCATTCTGCAACTGGTACGCCATCGAACACGCGGTCATCAGCAACATCGTCGCTGATTTCCCGGTCATCAACAAGAGCATGAACCTCTCGTATGCAGGAACTGATCTCTGA
- a CDS encoding NADH-quinone oxidoreductase subunit B family protein, translating to MQELISDTMIETVVNLFKKPLCTDTGLKLDTDRCGEDISDTGTTLQQEISRLFGRSLAIREVDCGSDNAAEIELGNLSSPFYDLERFGITFVASPRHADALIVTGAVTLAMADKLRKTYDATPGPKIVIAVGDDACTGGIWKGSYAVFGGVDAVIPVDLKIPGNPPSPTVITRSLLTLLRSRRYQ from the coding sequence ATGCAGGAACTGATCTCTGATACCATGATCGAAACTGTTGTAAATCTCTTTAAAAAGCCACTCTGCACGGACACCGGCCTCAAACTAGATACCGACAGGTGTGGAGAGGATATCTCTGATACCGGGACTACATTGCAGCAGGAGATCTCCCGGCTGTTTGGCAGAAGTCTTGCTATCAGGGAGGTCGACTGTGGGAGTGACAACGCAGCAGAGATCGAACTCGGAAACCTCTCTTCTCCATTCTATGATCTCGAACGGTTCGGGATCACCTTTGTGGCTTCACCCAGGCATGCCGATGCCCTGATTGTCACCGGGGCTGTGACTCTCGCCATGGCTGATAAACTCAGAAAGACCTACGATGCAACACCAGGCCCGAAGATCGTCATTGCAGTCGGGGATGATGCATGTACCGGGGGAATCTGGAAGGGATCATACGCAGTTTTTGGCGGCGTTGATGCTGTTATCCCGGTAGATCTGAAGATCCCGGGAAACCCTCCAAGTCCTACCGTGATCACCAGGAGTCTGCTCACCCTGCTCAGGTCCCGGAGATACCAGTAG
- a CDS encoding methyl-accepting chemotaxis protein, with protein sequence MHLLDKIHDISIGTRLICGFILVTILMSSIGLIGFIGMNTIGNELDKVYSEGTVPLYEVSSIETSLNSIRALVFRTFSVPSERQQDRDRMNAEIQTIDSLIDKLKQESLSPGEQSNLTLFETQWADYKAAATDVFSLLDSGKNDDAIASIANGGRHANARRVTADTFSFLKQGILANSKNVALAGNAEKDRIIPVMIGIGVAVAVIALALAVFLTKGITTPLHQVIEQFRLMKAGDIRGRMRFARKDEIGEMAGMFDQFSDYLEHDVVETMHRISSGDLTSSLTSQGGTDQITPALTSTLHSLTTVIAELQKISSRAALGDLTARGNPGNLQGSYHEIILGFNTTLDALISPVTEAITLSRQYAACDFTARFNRDLKIEGDFKEFRDALNMIGTEVSSALKVVEHQMNDLLEHSDKATSGIEDVRKGAGIIAGNAEQTKNNAEQSKEGIAQVLRAMEDLTSTITSVSTNVEAVAHAAAEADTLAKTGILSTSTAEEGMISIKNSSSEVEALVREIGDQMTEITKIVDIITDISEMTNLLALNAAIEAARAGDAGLGFAVVAGEVKALANQTGASSQKIAAMISTLENKSTMAVTAMKGAGEAIEYGETALKETVQAFNQLTISVEEISRNMSSVAGATEEQAASFEEITASITEMNSLVSDTAGDAMKSSATAEETLAVVEQITSVISEINGAVTTTTDEMKKFRISS encoded by the coding sequence ATGCATCTTTTAGATAAAATCCATGATATCTCAATTGGAACCAGGCTCATATGTGGGTTTATTCTGGTCACGATCCTCATGTCTTCAATCGGGCTTATTGGGTTTATTGGAATGAACACAATAGGCAATGAACTGGACAAGGTCTATTCTGAAGGGACCGTCCCACTCTATGAAGTCTCAAGCATCGAAACCTCGCTCAACTCAATCAGGGCCCTGGTGTTCAGAACATTTTCAGTTCCTTCTGAACGACAGCAGGATCGGGACAGGATGAATGCAGAGATTCAGACAATAGACAGCCTGATAGATAAACTCAAACAGGAGTCTCTATCTCCTGGAGAGCAGTCAAATCTCACCTTATTTGAAACCCAGTGGGCAGATTATAAGGCAGCTGCAACTGATGTCTTCTCCCTGCTTGATTCTGGAAAAAATGATGATGCCATCGCATCTATTGCAAATGGAGGACGACATGCAAATGCCCGGCGTGTTACCGCTGATACATTCAGTTTCCTGAAACAGGGGATCTTAGCTAATTCAAAGAACGTAGCACTGGCAGGAAATGCCGAGAAAGATCGCATAATTCCAGTGATGATCGGTATTGGAGTTGCGGTTGCAGTCATCGCACTTGCACTGGCTGTCTTTCTGACAAAAGGCATTACCACCCCTCTGCACCAGGTCATTGAGCAGTTCAGGCTCATGAAGGCCGGAGACATTCGTGGAAGAATGCGATTCGCCAGAAAGGATGAGATCGGTGAGATGGCCGGGATGTTTGACCAGTTCAGTGATTACCTTGAGCATGATGTTGTTGAGACGATGCACCGGATATCATCCGGAGATCTTACATCATCATTAACATCTCAGGGCGGTACCGACCAGATCACTCCCGCTCTCACCAGTACACTTCACTCGCTTACGACGGTAATTGCCGAACTCCAGAAGATCTCATCCAGAGCAGCTCTCGGCGACCTTACTGCACGGGGTAATCCAGGGAACCTACAAGGATCATACCATGAGATTATCCTCGGCTTTAATACTACTCTTGATGCACTCATCAGCCCGGTAACTGAGGCAATAACTCTCTCCAGGCAGTATGCAGCCTGTGATTTTACCGCACGGTTCAACAGAGATCTAAAGATTGAAGGAGATTTCAAAGAATTCAGAGATGCTCTGAATATGATTGGGACAGAGGTCTCTTCAGCACTCAAAGTTGTAGAACACCAGATGAATGACCTCCTCGAACACTCTGACAAAGCTACATCAGGTATTGAAGATGTCAGAAAAGGTGCCGGGATAATTGCAGGGAACGCTGAACAGACAAAGAATAATGCTGAACAGAGTAAGGAAGGAATCGCCCAGGTTCTGAGGGCAATGGAGGATCTGACAAGTACCATTACATCGGTCTCAACGAACGTTGAGGCTGTAGCTCATGCAGCTGCCGAAGCAGATACCCTGGCAAAAACCGGTATTCTTTCGACCTCAACAGCGGAAGAGGGGATGATCAGCATCAAAAACTCTTCATCTGAAGTCGAAGCACTGGTCAGGGAGATTGGAGACCAGATGACCGAGATAACCAAGATTGTGGATATTATCACAGATATATCTGAGATGACAAACCTGCTAGCCCTTAATGCTGCTATAGAAGCAGCACGTGCAGGAGATGCTGGTCTTGGATTTGCCGTTGTTGCTGGTGAGGTTAAGGCGCTGGCAAACCAGACAGGGGCCTCGTCCCAGAAGATCGCAGCCATGATAAGTACCCTTGAGAACAAGAGCACAATGGCAGTCACAGCCATGAAAGGGGCAGGTGAGGCGATAGAATATGGCGAAACTGCACTGAAGGAGACTGTTCAGGCTTTTAACCAACTCACCATTTCAGTAGAAGAGATCAGTAGAAATATGTCCAGTGTTGCGGGTGCGACTGAGGAACAGGCAGCCTCCTTTGAAGAGATCACCGCAAGTATAACTGAGATGAACAGTCTTGTCTCAGACACCGCAGGAGATGCCATGAAATCCTCTGCAACTGCAGAAGAGACTCTGGCTGTTGTAGAACAGATAACATCAGTTATCTCCGAGATTAACGGTGCAGTTACAACCACAACAGATGAGATGAAAAAATTCAGAATTTCATCATAA